Proteins encoded together in one Chryseobacterium sp. G0201 window:
- a CDS encoding HD domain-containing protein codes for MQNKLKIINDPVHGFIKIPHEILFDIIEHPYFQRLRRISQTGLLTLIFPGATHTRFHHALGAMHLMFTALETLKQKGVKISDEEEKGAMLAILMHDIGHGPFSHALESMLMDDWHHENLSLLLMNRLNVEFNGQLNVAIEMFQGKYHRKFFNQLISSQLDVDRLDYLKRDSFFTGVSEGNINTQRIISMMNVCEEGELVIDAKGIYSIENFLTARMFMYWQVYYHKTSALAEFLLVKILERAKYLVSQGIDLPATENLKYFLYRGKSSATVEDVERFTQMDDNDVIQAMKSWQNSDDIILSYWCKCVIQRNLPKTIISSHPFDPKFIEEKIKKTNEFFGIDNGEDLVHEIKRKLLPYDTEKQPIYLLQKSGVKLRLDESEDQLLSGLIVNKTTRYILTFPRDMSN; via the coding sequence ATGCAGAATAAGCTTAAAATCATCAATGATCCTGTTCACGGATTTATCAAAATTCCTCACGAAATTTTATTCGACATCATCGAACATCCATATTTTCAAAGGCTGAGAAGGATTTCCCAGACCGGGCTTTTAACTTTAATTTTTCCGGGTGCTACCCATACAAGATTTCATCATGCTTTGGGGGCGATGCACTTGATGTTTACGGCTTTGGAGACTTTAAAACAAAAAGGAGTTAAAATCTCAGATGAGGAGGAAAAAGGCGCGATGTTGGCGATTCTAATGCATGATATTGGTCATGGTCCTTTTTCTCATGCGTTAGAAAGTATGTTGATGGACGACTGGCATCACGAAAATCTTTCATTATTATTGATGAATAGGCTAAATGTTGAGTTTAATGGACAACTTAATGTTGCTATTGAAATGTTTCAGGGTAAATATCATAGAAAATTTTTCAATCAGCTTATTTCTTCTCAATTGGATGTTGACAGATTGGATTATTTGAAGAGAGACAGTTTTTTCACGGGAGTTTCAGAGGGAAATATCAATACACAAAGGATTATTTCGATGATGAACGTTTGCGAAGAAGGCGAATTGGTGATTGATGCGAAAGGAATTTATTCCATTGAAAACTTTTTGACAGCAAGAATGTTCATGTATTGGCAGGTATATTATCACAAAACATCGGCTTTGGCGGAGTTTCTTTTGGTTAAAATCTTAGAAAGAGCGAAATATTTGGTTTCTCAAGGAATTGATTTGCCTGCGACGGAAAATTTGAAATATTTTTTATACCGTGGAAAAAGCTCAGCAACCGTTGAAGACGTTGAAAGGTTCACTCAAATGGATGATAATGATGTTATTCAGGCGATGAAATCTTGGCAGAATTCTGATGATATTATTCTTTCTTATTGGTGTAAATGTGTGATACAGAGAAACCTGCCTAAAACAATTATCTCTTCTCACCCGTTTGATCCGAAATTTATTGAAGAAAAAATAAAAAAAACTAACGAATTTTTCGGAATTGATAACGGTGAAGATCTGGTACACGAGATCAAGAGAAAATTGTTGCCTTATGACACAGAAAAGCAACCAATTTATTTATTGCAGAAAAGTGGGGTGAAATTAAGGCTGGACGAGTCGGAAGACCAGCTTTTATCGGGGTTGATCGTAAATAAAACCACAAGATATATCCTTACTTTTCCAAGAGATATGTCTAATTAA
- a CDS encoding S41 family peptidase, translating to MRKFSVFIILFLSMSFSAQSLSETQKLESLCKVWGFLKYYHPNVAKGNLDWDNQLFQKLNEIEKINDKSQLNEFYSNWIESLGKVETCEQCKKEDSKLYFLKNFDLNWINDQIIFSEKTTQKLNYIQNNRNIGDNYYFGIGGRKVFFRNENSYGSKFTSKEVSLLELFRYWNYVEYFFPYKYKTDQNWNDVLTEMIPKFLAINNDETYHLTLAELVTKTDDSHAFLFSPFISLHQYGRRKIPVEYSYAEGKLIVTKINSNKFNEENPLKIGDVIYDVNGKTIPQMVNSFGKYISASNSWGKIKKAKNLFLFTNNDSINIKIERDGQNLAIKLKTYLLRDIINEKTATPEKWKFIDDERKTGYVNMGIIERKDLDEMYKNLKETESIIFDLRNYPKQTILPLSKLLLPENTIYYQFNFPETNYLSKFYSRKNSIGKKNNDYYKGNVVVLVDENTQSQAETTTMMFKQHPKSKVIGSNTSGANGDVIRFNIADLETSFTGLGAYYPDGKETQRIGIIPDILIKLTVKGIKEGKDEVFERALEYIKTGN from the coding sequence ATGAGAAAATTCTCTGTTTTCATCATTCTATTTTTAAGTATGAGTTTTTCGGCGCAAAGCTTATCTGAGACTCAAAAACTGGAGTCTCTTTGTAAAGTTTGGGGATTTTTAAAATACTATCATCCGAATGTTGCCAAAGGAAATCTCGATTGGGATAATCAGCTTTTCCAGAAATTAAATGAAATTGAAAAAATCAACGATAAAAGTCAATTGAATGAATTTTATTCTAACTGGATTGAAAGTCTGGGAAAAGTTGAAACTTGTGAACAATGTAAAAAAGAGGATAGTAAACTCTATTTTTTGAAAAACTTTGACCTTAATTGGATCAATGATCAGATTATTTTTTCAGAAAAAACAACCCAGAAACTCAATTATATTCAAAATAATAGAAATATTGGCGACAATTATTATTTCGGGATTGGTGGAAGAAAAGTGTTTTTCAGAAACGAAAATTCTTATGGATCAAAATTTACTTCCAAAGAAGTCAGCCTTTTAGAATTATTTAGATATTGGAATTATGTAGAATATTTTTTTCCTTACAAATACAAAACAGATCAAAACTGGAATGATGTTTTAACTGAGATGATTCCGAAATTTCTCGCTATTAATAATGATGAAACTTATCACTTAACTTTAGCCGAATTGGTTACTAAAACAGATGATTCACATGCTTTTTTATTTTCTCCATTTATTAGTTTACATCAATATGGCAGAAGAAAAATTCCTGTAGAATATAGTTATGCAGAAGGAAAATTGATTGTTACTAAAATTAACTCCAACAAATTTAATGAAGAAAATCCGTTGAAAATCGGTGACGTCATTTATGATGTTAATGGTAAAACTATTCCGCAAATGGTCAATAGTTTTGGAAAATATATTTCGGCTTCCAATTCCTGGGGGAAAATCAAGAAAGCGAAAAACCTATTTCTTTTTACCAATAATGATTCGATCAATATTAAAATTGAAAGAGATGGGCAAAATTTAGCTATTAAATTAAAAACATATCTTCTCCGCGATATTATCAATGAAAAAACTGCAACACCGGAAAAATGGAAATTTATTGATGATGAAAGAAAAACCGGCTATGTAAACATGGGAATTATTGAAAGAAAGGATCTGGATGAAATGTATAAAAACCTAAAAGAAACAGAATCCATTATTTTTGATCTCAGAAATTATCCGAAACAAACCATTTTACCTCTAAGCAAATTATTACTTCCTGAAAATACTATCTATTATCAATTCAATTTCCCTGAAACCAATTATTTGAGCAAATTTTATAGCCGAAAAAATAGTATTGGCAAAAAAAATAATGATTATTATAAAGGAAATGTTGTGGTTTTGGTGGATGAAAATACCCAGAGCCAAGCTGAAACTACAACCATGATGTTTAAACAGCATCCAAAATCAAAAGTTATCGGCAGCAACACTTCCGGAGCTAATGGAGATGTCATAAGATTCAATATTGCAGATCTGGAGACAAGTTTTACAGGATTGGGAGCTTATTATCCGGACGGAAAGGAAACCCAAAGAATAGGAATAATCCCTGATATTTTGATAAAACTTACCGTAAAAGGCATCAAAGAAGGAAAAGATGAAGTCTTTGAAAGAGCCTTGGAATATATAAAGACAGGAAATTAG
- a CDS encoding YncE family protein, whose protein sequence is MKKHFFPHPSKLGTVAIFIALATIVSCSDDSNMSSEPSKQFEEKIAVTNRSSGSVSFIDAVTNNVTKTLSIPNSDPMYVVYVPKTDKVYIGDRSGKKIHVVNPKTNEIENSIAVGNGVFHMWADGQGKELWVVNDTDKTISVINLSTNSVTHTIDVGITPHDVFLTKDGSTAFVSVFTSDPNADKVFKYSTSTYAKTGEKTVGKEPHLYHSNDRLYVPCQSGKVYALDGNTLNTIYEKDYAGAHGVFISPDHNNLFVANISGNQLFSINSATGNQIGNPLTSPTPTPHNLVVNNGGDKMFVTHSGTSANTVSTYTVNSSGTLAYSSSITVGNNPFGITYYKREQN, encoded by the coding sequence ATGAAAAAACATTTTTTTCCCCACCCCTCAAAGTTAGGTACTGTTGCTATTTTTATTGCCTTAGCAACAATTGTATCTTGTAGTGATGACAGCAATATGTCATCTGAACCCTCTAAACAATTTGAAGAAAAAATTGCGGTTACTAATCGTAGCAGCGGAAGTGTTAGTTTTATTGATGCCGTAACAAACAATGTTACCAAAACCTTATCTATTCCCAATTCTGACCCCATGTATGTCGTGTATGTCCCGAAAACAGATAAAGTTTATATTGGAGACAGAAGCGGAAAGAAAATACATGTCGTAAACCCTAAAACCAACGAAATTGAAAATTCCATCGCGGTTGGAAACGGAGTTTTCCATATGTGGGCAGACGGACAAGGTAAAGAATTATGGGTTGTAAATGATACCGATAAAACTATTTCTGTAATTAATTTAAGTACAAATTCCGTAACTCATACTATAGATGTGGGAATTACTCCTCATGATGTTTTTCTTACTAAGGATGGTTCAACTGCTTTTGTTTCTGTATTCACAAGTGATCCTAATGCTGATAAAGTTTTTAAATATTCAACTTCTACTTACGCCAAAACAGGCGAGAAAACAGTGGGAAAAGAACCTCATTTATATCATTCCAATGACAGGCTCTATGTCCCTTGCCAATCTGGAAAAGTATATGCTCTTGACGGTAATACATTAAATACAATCTACGAAAAAGATTATGCCGGAGCTCATGGTGTATTTATTTCGCCGGATCATAATAATCTTTTTGTAGCGAATATATCAGGAAACCAATTGTTTTCAATAAACTCTGCCACGGGAAATCAAATTGGAAATCCTTTAACTTCTCCTACTCCAACGCCTCATAACCTCGTGGTAAACAATGGAGGAGACAAAATGTTTGTTACACACTCAGGTACTTCTGCAAATACGGTTTCTACCTATACTGTTAATTCATCAGGTACACTTGCTTACTCATCATCCATTACTGTAGGAAATAATCCTTTTGGGATAACTTACTACAAAAGAGAACAAAATTAA
- a CDS encoding thioredoxin family protein, with amino-acid sequence MEVYWKKAVPFEEYHDIIQKKTEYSDKDLVSKYQLSLKRVEHIINNYVPDTEQQKIFEEKKINGKILIIAEGWCGDCSQSVPVINTFFKKNSVKILQRDENLDLIRKFLTNGNESVPIVIFLNDENNVITHWGPRPKFGKDLLAKHKKDPENYPKEAFLSDLHNYYNNNNGVDIIDEILSLL; translated from the coding sequence ATGGAAGTATATTGGAAAAAAGCAGTTCCTTTTGAAGAGTATCATGATATTATTCAAAAGAAAACAGAGTATTCGGACAAAGATCTTGTAAGTAAATATCAATTATCACTAAAAAGAGTTGAGCATATTATCAACAACTATGTACCTGATACTGAACAGCAAAAAATATTTGAAGAAAAAAAAATCAATGGGAAAATTTTAATTATAGCCGAAGGCTGGTGCGGAGACTGCAGTCAATCTGTACCCGTAATTAATACATTTTTTAAAAAGAATTCTGTGAAAATTCTTCAAAGAGACGAAAATTTAGATTTAATAAGAAAGTTTTTGACCAATGGTAACGAGTCCGTTCCTATCGTGATCTTTCTTAATGATGAAAATAATGTTATTACCCATTGGGGACCTCGTCCAAAATTTGGAAAAGATCTTTTAGCAAAGCACAAAAAAGACCCCGAAAATTATCCTAAAGAAGCTTTTTTATCAGATCTTCATAATTATTACAACAATAATAATGGCGTTGATATCATTGATGAAATATTATCACTTTTATAA
- a CDS encoding bifunctional response regulator/alkaline phosphatase family protein has protein sequence MSEKILWIDDEIDLLRPHIVFLEKKGYHVTPVNNVNEALELIDSEKFALTLIDENMPGISGLEAIPMIKQRDSSLKIVMVTKSEEEHIMEEAIGSQIADYILKPVNPNQILLSLKKNLQEDNLVEQKTILQYQQEFRNLSMELSYLRTYQDWAEYYKKIVSWEIKFDKVADNEFADLLQSQKEEANIQFAKFIENNYEDWLNGNEKPLMSHTLFKEKIKPEVEKEKVLLLMVDNLRYDQWKVIEPLFTKYYNKVSEDYYYSILPTATQYARNSFFAGLMPSEIEKRFPEKWFNDNEDGNKNEFERDFLEDQMKRIGLGSKSMKYLKVLNADFERKIYDDFNQHKNNDLLVIVYNFIDILSHAKTDNHIVDQLIRDDKTFRSLTSNWFENSSLIKIIKLAAESGYKLVITTDHGTVYVKKPSKVVGDRETSTNIRYKTGKSLTYDDRDVWAITNPEKLFLPKGNLSSKYIFAKNNIFLAYPKNYNHFVNYYKETYQHGGISLEECIIPISILEPK, from the coding sequence ATGTCGGAAAAGATATTATGGATAGATGATGAAATAGATTTACTTAGACCTCATATTGTATTTTTAGAGAAAAAAGGTTACCACGTAACCCCCGTAAACAACGTAAATGAGGCATTAGAATTAATAGATTCAGAAAAATTTGCACTTACTTTAATAGATGAAAATATGCCTGGAATTTCCGGGCTTGAGGCTATACCTATGATCAAACAAAGAGATAGTTCTCTGAAAATAGTGATGGTAACAAAAAGCGAAGAAGAACATATTATGGAAGAAGCCATAGGTTCTCAAATCGCTGATTATATTCTGAAGCCTGTAAATCCTAATCAGATTTTATTATCATTAAAGAAAAATCTTCAGGAAGACAATCTTGTCGAGCAAAAGACAATTTTACAATATCAGCAGGAATTCAGAAACCTGTCTATGGAACTTTCTTATTTAAGAACGTATCAGGATTGGGCAGAATATTACAAAAAAATCGTTAGTTGGGAGATTAAGTTTGATAAAGTTGCAGATAATGAATTTGCAGATCTTCTACAGTCTCAAAAAGAAGAGGCCAACATTCAGTTTGCTAAATTTATTGAGAACAATTACGAAGATTGGTTGAATGGAAATGAAAAACCATTAATGAGCCACACACTTTTCAAAGAAAAAATAAAACCGGAAGTAGAAAAAGAAAAAGTTCTTTTACTGATGGTTGACAACCTTCGTTACGATCAGTGGAAAGTAATTGAACCTTTGTTCACGAAATATTACAATAAAGTTTCAGAAGATTATTATTACAGTATTCTTCCGACAGCTACGCAATATGCGAGAAATTCTTTCTTTGCAGGATTAATGCCTTCTGAGATCGAAAAACGTTTTCCTGAAAAATGGTTCAATGATAATGAAGATGGAAACAAGAATGAATTTGAGCGTGATTTCTTAGAAGATCAAATGAAGAGAATTGGTTTAGGCTCTAAATCAATGAAATATCTAAAAGTGCTAAATGCCGATTTTGAAAGAAAGATATACGATGACTTCAATCAGCATAAAAACAATGATCTATTGGTGATCGTTTATAACTTTATTGATATTCTTTCCCACGCAAAAACAGATAACCATATTGTAGACCAATTGATTCGTGATGATAAAACTTTCCGCTCTTTAACATCTAACTGGTTTGAAAATTCATCTTTGATTAAGATCATTAAGCTAGCTGCTGAAAGCGGTTACAAATTGGTCATCACAACCGATCATGGAACAGTTTACGTTAAAAAACCTAGTAAAGTTGTGGGCGACAGAGAAACATCCACTAATATCCGTTATAAAACAGGTAAAAGTTTAACCTACGACGACAGAGATGTTTGGGCAATTACAAACCCTGAAAAATTATTTTTACCAAAAGGAAATTTAAGCTCTAAATATATTTTCGCTAAAAATAATATTTTCCTGGCTTATCCTAAAAATTATAATCACTTTGTGAATTATTATAAAGAAACCTACCAACACGGTGGAATATCATTGGAAGAATGTATTATTCCGATAAGTATTTTAGAACCCAAGTAG
- a CDS encoding exodeoxyribonuclease III, which translates to MRLITYNVNGIRAAFTKDFLGWLKTADPDIICIQESKAGNDQIDIESLEKLGYHSYWHSAVRKGYSGVGIASKIKPNHVEYGCGIESYDNEGRIIRADFDGFSAISVYVPSASNIERLEFKMQFCHDFLAYIKELKKTIPNLIISGDFNICHEAIDIHNPVGLKNTSGFLPMEREWMTNFIEECELIDSFRFFNNEPDNYTWWSYRQNSRANNKGWRLDYNFASYSLKEKLSRAVILKEAVHSDHCPALVEINL; encoded by the coding sequence ATGAGATTAATTACTTACAACGTAAACGGAATAAGAGCTGCTTTTACCAAAGATTTCCTCGGTTGGCTGAAAACAGCTGACCCGGATATCATCTGCATTCAGGAGAGTAAAGCAGGAAACGATCAAATAGACATCGAAAGCCTTGAAAAATTAGGTTATCACAGTTATTGGCATTCGGCGGTGAGAAAAGGCTACAGCGGCGTGGGAATCGCTTCAAAAATAAAACCCAATCATGTAGAATATGGTTGCGGTATAGAAAGCTATGATAATGAGGGAAGAATTATCCGCGCAGACTTTGATGGTTTTTCTGCAATTTCTGTATATGTCCCTTCTGCATCGAATATTGAAAGGCTTGAATTTAAAATGCAGTTTTGCCATGATTTTCTAGCTTACATTAAAGAACTAAAAAAGACTATTCCTAACCTTATCATTTCGGGAGATTTTAATATCTGTCATGAAGCAATTGATATCCATAATCCGGTTGGTTTAAAGAACACTTCCGGCTTCTTACCCATGGAAAGAGAATGGATGACCAATTTCATCGAAGAATGTGAATTGATAGACAGTTTCAGGTTTTTTAATAATGAGCCCGATAATTATACTTGGTGGAGCTACAGGCAGAATTCCAGAGCTAATAATAAAGGCTGGAGACTGGATTACAACTTCGCTTCCTATTCATTGAAAGAAAAGCTTTCCAGAGCCGTTATTTTGAAGGAAGCAGTGCATTCTGATCATTGCCCTGCTTTAGTAGAAATTAATCTATAA
- a CDS encoding septal ring lytic transglycosylase RlpA family protein, whose amino-acid sequence MMKRFILVIIMMISTFGVYSFKNNATDAKKTSYASYYHDKFNGRKTASGEIFDNSKLTAANRTLPFGTTIKVTNLNNGKEVIVKINDRGPFHSSRALDMSRAAFDEIGDTDRGTIPVEYEIID is encoded by the coding sequence ATGATGAAAAGATTCATTCTCGTAATCATAATGATGATTTCAACCTTTGGTGTTTATTCTTTCAAGAATAATGCCACAGATGCGAAGAAAACAAGTTATGCATCGTACTACCACGATAAATTTAACGGTAGAAAAACGGCCAGCGGAGAAATCTTTGATAATTCAAAGCTTACAGCAGCCAACAGAACGCTTCCTTTTGGTACAACTATTAAAGTAACCAATCTGAACAATGGAAAAGAGGTGATAGTGAAGATTAATGATAGAGGGCCTTTCCATTCATCAAGAGCACTAGATATGTCTAGAGCCGCGTTCGATGAAATCGGAGATACCGATCGCGGTACAATTCCGGTGGAATATGAAATTATCGATTAA